The Rubrobacter tropicus nucleotide sequence CGTGGAGGCGATGCCTCCACGATCCGCTTTAGGATCTGAAACGGAACCCCGATGCCCACAGCCTAGCCCTCCGTCATCACGCGCCGGATCTTGGTCGCCTGTTCCCGCGACTTTCGGGCCCGGGCTTGGAAGCGTTCGGAGGCGCGGGGTTGGCCACCGCTTTGGGCGCGGGCGGCGAGTTTTTCGGCCATCTCCGCGGCCTCTTCGAGGGCGTTGAGGGCGGCGTAGAGGGCCTCCTCCAGCGCCCCGTTCTTGCCTTCGAGCACGGCCTCGGCGGTGTAGGCATGGCCGACCCGGCAGCGGAAGCGAGTAAGGGGGCCGTCCTCGATGCCGTAGAGCGGGCCCGAGCACTCCGGGCAGGTGAAGCCGGAGAGTTTCCCGGGGTGGCGCCCGCCCTCGATGACCGAGGGCTCCAGGCCGGAGATCTTCGCCTCCAGCACCAGGTCTTCGGGCGCGGTATAGGCCCCGACCTTTTCGGCCGGCCCGCGGACGAGGCGGGCCAGCAGGGGCGCCATCTCACCGACCGGCGCGCAGTAGTCGACGTCGACGTGGCGCAGGGCGCTCTCGGGCATCGGCCGGAAGAGGGCGTCGTCCGGGTCCTGCACGACCGCGACGCCGCCCATGCGCTTTATCGCCACGAGCCCCGCCGTCCCGTCGTCGTCGGCGCCCGTGAGCACGACGCCGACCGCCCGCGGGCCGTACGCGAGCGCCGCCGTCCGAAAGAGCGGGTCGACGGCGGGCCGGTGGCCGTTCTCTTTCGGCCCGCGCGCGAGGCGCACGCGCCCGTCCTCGACGAGCAGGTGGAGCCCCGGCGGCGCGACGTAGACGCGGCCCCCCTCCAACCGGTCGCCGTCCTCGGGGTGGAAGGCCTCGAGCGGCCCCGCCCGGCCCAGGATGCGCGGCAGCGCGCTCGGCGCCTCTTGCGGGAAGTGGAGCACGACGAGCACCGCCGCGGGCAGGTCGGCGGGCAGGCCCCCGACCAGCGTCGAGAGCGCCTCGACCCCGCCGGACGATGCGCCTATTGTTATCACGTCGTGTCCCGCCAGAACCTCCCTCCGCGACGCGGAGTATAGTAAGTCTACGCCCGCGCGGGGGACCGTGGGCCTGTCGAGGAGTGTAGAATACACCAAATTATGTAGACGCCAGGCTTGTCGGCCAGCGTACCATGCATAAAATTGTGCAACCAGCGTGACCGGATCGGGCGTCCGATAGGGAGGGAGAGATCTTGGCGGAGGCCCAAAGAAACCCGAACCTCGTCGTCGTCGGCTCGTCGGCCGGCGGGATAGAGGCGCTCTCGACGCTGGTCTCCACCCTTCCCGAGGGTTTCACCTCGCCGGTCGTAATAGCCCAGCACCTGGACCCCGCCCGCGAGAGCCGGCTGCGGGAGATCCTCGCCCGCAGGAGCAGCCTGCCCGTGCGTACCGTGGTCGACCACGACCACCTGGAGGCGGGGGTGGTTTACGTGATCCCCTCGGACCGTCACGTCAACGTAACGCCGTCCGAGATAGACCTGCGGGTGGACACCAAGGGGCGGCCCAAGCCCTCGGTTGACATGCTCATGAGCAGTGCCGCCGAGGTCTTCGGAGAGGGCCTCGTCGCCGTGGTCCTGACCGGGATGGGCTCGGACGGGGCCGAGGGGGCAAGGGCCGTCCGCCAGGCCGGGGGAACGGTGGTCGTCCAGGACCCCGAGACCGCCGAGTTCGGCGCGATGCCGGGCTCCCTCGCACCCAACACCGTGGACATCGTCGCGGACCTCGAACGGATCGGCCCGATCCTGGGCGAGCTTCTCGCGGGCGTTCCCGTACGCGAAGAGCGGGTGCGCGAGGAAGAAGAACAATCCTTGCAGGACTTTCTCGAAGGGCTCAAGGAGCGCCACGGCGTGGACTTCACGAGCTACAAGACCTCGACCATCCTGCGGCGCCTCAAGCGGCGCATGGTCGCCACACACACGGGGACCATAGAAGACTACGCCTCCTACCTCGACGACCACCCCGAGGAGCTCCCGCAGCTCGTCAACACGCTCCTCATAAAGGTTACTCAGTTCTTCCGCGATCCCGAGCTCTTCGCACACCTGCGCGAGAAGGTGCTCCCCGCGCTCATAGAGGAGGCCGGGAGAGAGAACCGGCAGCTCAGGGTCTGGTCCGCCGGCTGCGCCACGGGCGAGGAGGCCTACACTCTAGCCATCATCCTGTCGGAGCTGCTCGGCCCGGAGGCCGCGCTCGCGGACGTGCGCATCTTCGCGACGGACATCGACGGGGCGGCCGTGGACTTCGCCCGCCGCGGGGTCTACCCGGCCGGCGCCCTCTCGGGGCTCAGCGAGGAACAGAAGGTGCGCTACTTTCTGGAAGAAGACGGGCGCTACGAGGTAAAGAAGCCGGTGCGCGGCATGATCGTCTTCGGCGAGCACGACCTGGCGCGCCGCTCGCCCTTCCCGCGCATAGACCTCGTGGTGAGCCGCAACGTCCTGATCTACTTCACCACCGAGCTGCAGCGGCGGGCCCTGGAGCTTTTCGCCTACTCTTTGCGCGACGGGGGCTGCCTGGTCCTCGGCAAGGCCGAGACGACCTCGCCCCTCTCCGAGTTCTTCGCGGCCCAGCAGGACCGCCCGCATAAGGTCTACCGCCGCAGGGGCAAACGCTTCCTGATGCCGAGCACGACCCCCACGCCGCCGCCGCGCTCCCGGCTCTCGCGCGCGGCGACGGCCGGCGGGTTCTCGGCCGATCTCAGGAACGCGGAGCCCAAAGTCCGCACCTCGGACGGGGGCCTCATAAACCGCCTGCCGGTCGGCGTGGTGGTGGTAGACCGGCGCTACGACATCCGGGACCTCAACGCCGCCGCCCGCGACCTCCTCTCCGTCCGAGGGCCCGCCATCGGGGAGGACCTGCTTCACGCCGTCCACGGGATGCCCTACGCCGAGGTGCGGGGCGCCATAGACTCGGCTTTCAGGGACGGCGTCTCTATCACGGGGGAGTTCTCCGTGGAGGACGCGACCTCGGGCGAGCCCCGCTACCTCCAGCTCGCCTGCCACCCCCACCGCGGCAAGGACAACAAGGGCCTCGCCGAGACCGTCGCCATAGTCGTCAACGACGTCACGGACATCGGACGGGAGCGGCGCGAGCTCGACGAGAGGCTTAAAAAGGCGGAGGCCGAGAGGTCGCGCCTGGAAGCACAGAACGGCCGCCTGATCGAATTCAACCGCAGGCTGGAGGAGGCGAACGGCGAGCTGACGAACCTCAACGACGAGATGCAGGCCTCCTACGAGGACACCCTGCTCGCCGCCGAGGAGGCCCAGGCCGCCACCGAGGAGGTCGAGACCCTCAACGAGGAGTTGCAGGCGACCAACGAGGAGCTTGAGACCCTCAACGAGGAGCTCCAGGCGACCATCGAGGAGCTGAACACGACCAACGACGACCTCCAGGCCCGCACGGCCGAGCTGCAGGACCTCGCCCGCGTGCGCGAGGAGGAGCGGCGTTCCTCCGAGGCGTCGCGCCGGCGCCTGGAGGCCATCCTCTCGGCGATGAGCGACGCGGTGCTCGCCGTGGGCTCCGGGCAGAAGGTCCTCTTCAGCAACGACGTCTTCACCAGGACCTTCGGCGACGGCCAGCCGGGCGACCCCGACGGGGGCCGCAAGCTGGGTTTCGCGGTGCCGCTGACCGAGAGCGGGGGGAAGATGCCGACCGAGGAGATGCCCCAGAGGCGGGCCGCGCAGCGAGTCGTTCGACATGCGCTTCGCCGTGGCGGAGGAAGGCGGCCCGCTGCGACACTTCGAGGTCAGGGGCAGGCCCCTTGACGGCGGCGACGGCGGCGGGGTGCTCCTGATCCGGGAAGCCCGGCAGGATTCGGAGTCGCCGCGGTGAGGTTCCGTCACGCGACGGGTGGCCTGCCGCGCGACCACCGGGACGTGGAGATAGAGCGCCTCAGGGCCCAGCTAGCCGAGGCGCGTACCCGGGAGGTCAGGGTCAGGGCCGAGGAGCGGGAGCGCTTCTCCCAGCTCTCGGCCGCCAGCAGGCGCTTCGCCCACTCCATGCGCTCCAGGATGGACGAGAAGCAGCGCCAGCAGCGCCGCCTGGACGCCCAGTACGCCGTCAGCCGCGTTTTGGAGGAGGCGGGCGACCTCGTCGAGGCCGGGCCCGGGATCTTCCGGGCCCTCGGGGCGGGCCTCGGGTGGGACGCGGGCGTGCTCTGGATCATCGAGAGCGGCGCCCTGCGCTGCGCCGGGATTTGGCGGCCGGGCGAGGTACCAGGCGGCTTCGAGGAGGCGTGCGGGGAATCGCGCCTCCGGCTCGGGGACGGCCTGCCGGGTCGCGTCTGGCGGCGGGAGGAGGCCTGCTGGGTCGAGGACGTGCTCGAAGACGAGGGCTACCCCATCAGGGAGGCGGCGGCCGAAGCGGACCTCAGGTGCGCCCTGGGGTTCCCGATCCAGGACGGCGGGCGCCTCGCGGGCGTCTTCGAGCTGCTAAAGAAGGATACCTCGCCCGTCGACGAGGACCTGCTGCGGGTGACCTACCTCGCTGGGCACCAGATCGGCCAGTTCGTCGAGCGCCGGAGGGCCGAGGAGGAGCGCGACCTGGCCCTCTCCCGCGAGCGGGAGGCCCGCCAGAGGATCGGCGGCATCTTGGAGAGCATCAACGACGCGTTCTTCGCCCTGGACCACGAGCTCAGGTTCACCTACCTCAACGACCGGGCCGAGGCGTTCTTCGGCAAACCCCGCCGCGAGCTGCTGGGACGCGACGCGTCCGGGGTGTTGCCCGAGGGCGAAGGCTCAGGGTCCTACGAGGGCATCGCGGAGGCCCTGCGCACGGGCGAGCCCGCCGGTTTCGAGGTTCTCACGCCGGTCACGGGGGCCTGGATCTCCGCGCGCGTCTACCCGAACTCCGACGGGGTCTCGGTCTTTTTCGAGGACATCAGCGAACGCAAGCGGTCGGAGGAGAAGCTGCGCGAGAGCGAGGAGCGATTCCGTCTCATGGCCGACGCCGTCCCGCAGATCGTCTGGCTGACCGACCCCGACGGGCGGGTCGAGTTCTACAACCGCCAATTCACCGCCTACACCGGCGTGCCCTACGAACCCGCGACCGCGGCGGAAGTCGTCGCGGACCACGTCCACCCCGACGACGTGGCCGCAACGCTCGAGGCATTCGGGGAGGTGCTGCGGACGGGCGGGACCTTGCTCGTCGAGCACCGCATCCGCTCAAAGGAGGGCGATTACCGCTGGTTCCTCGTGCGGGCCGAGCCGTACCATGACCCGCGGACCGGGGAGATCATACGCTGGTTCGGCGCCTCGGTGGACATCCACGACCGCAAGGTCGCCGAGGCCGCGCTCAGGAGCAACGAGGAGCGGTGGCGCGCGCTCGTGGACAAGGGCTCGGACGTCATCACCATAAGCGACGGCGACGGGACCGTCCGGTTCGCGACCCCCTCGATCGAGACCGTCTGCGGACACACGGTCGAG carries:
- a CDS encoding CheR family methyltransferase, which encodes MAEAQRNPNLVVVGSSAGGIEALSTLVSTLPEGFTSPVVIAQHLDPARESRLREILARRSSLPVRTVVDHDHLEAGVVYVIPSDRHVNVTPSEIDLRVDTKGRPKPSVDMLMSSAAEVFGEGLVAVVLTGMGSDGAEGARAVRQAGGTVVVQDPETAEFGAMPGSLAPNTVDIVADLERIGPILGELLAGVPVREERVREEEEQSLQDFLEGLKERHGVDFTSYKTSTILRRLKRRMVATHTGTIEDYASYLDDHPEELPQLVNTLLIKVTQFFRDPELFAHLREKVLPALIEEAGRENRQLRVWSAGCATGEEAYTLAIILSELLGPEAALADVRIFATDIDGAAVDFARRGVYPAGALSGLSEEQKVRYFLEEDGRYEVKKPVRGMIVFGEHDLARRSPFPRIDLVVSRNVLIYFTTELQRRALELFAYSLRDGGCLVLGKAETTSPLSEFFAAQQDRPHKVYRRRGKRFLMPSTTPTPPPRSRLSRAATAGGFSADLRNAEPKVRTSDGGLINRLPVGVVVVDRRYDIRDLNAAARDLLSVRGPAIGEDLLHAVHGMPYAEVRGAIDSAFRDGVSITGEFSVEDATSGEPRYLQLACHPHRGKDNKGLAETVAIVVNDVTDIGRERRELDERLKKAEAERSRLEAQNGRLIEFNRRLEEANGELTNLNDEMQASYEDTLLAAEEAQAATEEVETLNEELQATNEELETLNEELQATIEELNTTNDDLQARTAELQDLARVREEERRSSEASRRRLEAILSAMSDAVLAVGSGQKVLFSNDVFTRTFGDGQPGDPDGGRKLGFAVPLTESGGKMPTEEMPQRRAAQRVVRHALRRGGGRRPAATLRGQGQAP
- a CDS encoding chemotaxis protein CheB; amino-acid sequence: MITIGASSGGVEALSTLVGGLPADLPAAVLVVLHFPQEAPSALPRILGRAGPLEAFHPEDGDRLEGGRVYVAPPGLHLLVEDGRVRLARGPKENGHRPAVDPLFRTAALAYGPRAVGVVLTGADDDGTAGLVAIKRMGGVAVVQDPDDALFRPMPESALRHVDVDYCAPVGEMAPLLARLVRGPAEKVGAYTAPEDLVLEAKISGLEPSVIEGGRHPGKLSGFTCPECSGPLYGIEDGPLTRFRCRVGHAYTAEAVLEGKNGALEEALYAALNALEEAAEMAEKLAARAQSGGQPRASERFQARARKSREQATKIRRVMTEG